The Phyllopteryx taeniolatus isolate TA_2022b chromosome 9, UOR_Ptae_1.2, whole genome shotgun sequence genome contains a region encoding:
- the LOC133483389 gene encoding uncharacterized protein C6orf132 homolog — translation MKRGTLAFLGRKDQSLFDTGIKMREMDNVELVLNSPTSPESGIASVRARPTVKHYTTSESFQGFAVPTPRVPVLPTIRGPKVNGPVYGDQLSYGLVEEDILVPPPPSSAPPPPPETFILPPPDFLGYLSSLEMASLQSPPTPAPKPPPKEEKNRRIIKPPPMAPPKPLSTSSSSSASSTPLSKPSPAKFPKHPTFPPPLPPTKGQQNTLKTPPPKPIRLSSMANIDSPPQIPAPPPPVRTPTQSTFNPQNVAKLNHVSNASVLSGYEEQDTRPKQMLLLEDTGSVKPVPMLVAVNGNVPRDTPTKPIRKDPLHHKEHLQSTHLPQTPLHESAKAIPKDVLYHKENIQSILPSRSLMPEVTTRTSTKTVSAQNETVKPLRVPYQIPRKLQTGNRTLLTSEDIKGKLGPKPAGKFSLLLDNKLHNLKNGESCAGQEAPSASPLSLLMAAQERERYKGFQSHENGTIKNDQRRGSIPKNNSIPKPLSTLPRSLSSSSLSHQDKLQVSPTSVSPVQYSESKLATIARMNNEASASASSTDMSNRRVERKDSNVKYGGDKGYVGMHLVPPPPEFDDFDDIELAPSSRPPGPPLKMAPRPNINSLPPAHGPPEPKPSKHPTPNVGVQTNPQFQTNSRIDPTQRPTTLLSSQATLVSILQKKMLEMDHKIITTKEADYDAEDWGVPLSEDIKVPVIPKTMPQANSISTVTNPTPNHHKQELGGKAVKKYPDINSNEPQSVHIHQYGMTYRVRPGTKQPITLIRKGPS, via the exons ATGAAGAGGGGAACTTTGGCCTTTTTGGGTCGGAAGGATCAGTCCCTCTTCGACACCGGCATCAAAATGAGGGAAATGG ATAATGTAGAGCTGGTGCTGAACTCGCCAACCTCTCCAGAGTCGGGTATTGCCAGTGTGCGTGCCAGACCTACTGTCAAGCATTACACT ACATCTGAGAGTTTTCAAGGGTTTGCTGTTCCAACACCCAGAGTCCCAGTCCTCCCCACTATCAGGGGTCCAAAGGTCAATGGTCCAG TCTATGGAGATCAATTATCCTATGGATTAGTGGAGGAAGACATATtggttcctcctcctccttcctcagCCCCTCCCCCACCTCCAGAGACATTTATTCTCCCTCCACCTGACTTCTTGGGTTACCTAAGCAGTTTAGAGATGGCTTCCCTTCAGTCCCCTCCTACACCTGCTCCAAAGCCTCCCCCCAAGGAAGAGAAAAATCGTCGCATCATAAAACCCCCACCAATGGCCCCACCAAAGCCTCTATCTACATCTTCCAGTAGCTCTGCGTCTTCCACTCCCCTTTCAAAACCGTCCCCAGCTAAATTTCCCAAACATCCAACTTTTCCCCCACCGCTTCCTCCTACCAAAGGACAGCAGAACACCTTAAAAACGCCTCCTCCGAAACCCATTAGACTCTCATCTATGGCCAACATCGACTCCCCACCACAGATTCCTGCCCCGCCTCCTCCTGTGCGGACTCCCACACAGTCAACCTTCAATCCCCAAAACGTGGCGAAGCTAAACCATGTTTCCAACGCCTCAGTGCTCAGTGGCTATGAGGAACAAGACACAAGACCCAAGCAGATGTTACTCCTGGAAGATACTGGGTCTGTTAAGCCAGTGCCAATGTTGGTAGCAGTAAATGGGAATGTCCCCAGGGACACACCAACCAAGCCAATTCGCAAAGATCCCCTGCATCACAAAGAGCATTTACAAAGTACACATCTCCCTCAGACACCTCTACATGAATCAGCCAAAGCCATACCCAAAGATGTTCTGTATCACAAAGAGAATATACAAAGTATTCTACCCTCTCGCTCACTCATGCCTGAGGTGACCACAAGGACTAGTACAAAGACAGTGTCAGCACAGAATGAAACTGTCAAGCCACTCAGGGTGCCATACCAAATACCAAGAAAGCTTCAGACAGGGAACAGAACGCTATTAACTTCTGAGGATATAAAAGGCAAACTTGGTCCAAAACCAGCTGGGAAATTCAGTCTGTTATTAGATAATAAATTACACAACCTAAAGAATGGTGAAAGCTGTGCGGGTCAAGAGGCTCCTTCAGCTTCCCCACTTTCTCTTCTTATGGCGGCTCAGGAAAGAGAGAGGTATAAGGGCTTCCAATCTCATGAAAACGGGACCATAAAGAATGATCAGCGCAGAGGAAGCATTCCGAAGAATAATTCCATTCCCAAACCTTTATCTACTTTGCCAAGATCCCTCTCAAGCTCTTCTCTCTCACATCAGGATAAACTCCAAGTAAGTCCAACGTCCGTCAGTCCTGTGCAGTATTCGGAATCAAAACTAGCAACTATCGCACGGATGAATAATGAGGCATCAGCTTCAGCTTCATCTACAGATATGAGCAACCGACGTGTGGAGAGGAAAGATTCCAATGTTAAATATGGAGGGGACAAGGGATACGTAGGTATGCATTTAGTCCCTCCACCTCCAGAATTCGATGATTTTGATGATATTGAGTTGGCTCCCTCCAGTCGTCCTCCCGGCCCACCATTAAAAATGGCACCACGCCCAAATATAAACTctcttccacctgctcacggTCCACCTGAACCTAAACCCTCAAAACACCCCACTCCTAATGTCGGTGTCCAAACTAACCCACAGTTCCAGACTAATTCTAGGATAGACCCTACACAGCGGCCAACAACGCTTTTGTCAAGCCAGGCCACACTTGTGAGCATCCTACAAAAAAAGATGCTGGAGATGGACCACAAAATTATTACCACAAAGGAGGCAGACTATGACGCTGAAGACTGGGGTGTCCCACTTTCTGAGGACATCAAAGTACCTGTCATCCCAAAGACCATGCCGCAGGCCAACAGTATTTCTACTGTGACCAACCCAACACCGAACCACCACAAGCAGGAGTTGGGAGGCAAAGCGGTGAAAAAATATCCAGACATTAACAG CAATGAACCACAGTCAGTCCATATCCATCAGTATGGGATGACGTATCGAGTTCGGCCTGGAACCAAACAACCCATTACTCTCATTAGAAAAGGACCATCATGA
- the LOC133483755 gene encoding uncharacterized protein LOC133483755, producing MKEPEKNDLRAQTLGCLQYSSFMKKAANEDLGLLDLRQKEDILSEQNKIFNFNMVQYDSHTEKMEPEKAKFEMSMLECRCMEMETQHENTRTQMDHIKTQLAKVEEENKCLRLQVEEKVALSWLNSLATQEWGYLGSQNVDLDTNKQDLTTQVRAPPENNLDEQNKALKDQIADLKTQVKNHKDVEDTLIRQNAFLKNEVAELQSQSLKMQTDNGDMRKQILVLPDKQNQLEDQIKSLSVELSQLQSHTTMMERENGDLTAQLKFHQENEKTQIQSISLEMKSPEDDEMNNEMREGEKEDLSAQVKALQENKNQLYDEIKSLTDKLALLQPQSVETQNYELRAKVKALQENKNCLDDDIKSLNDGLARARSQSAKMETQNCELRGQVKSLQENKNQLQDEVKSLNDQMALLQSQRAKMETQNSDLKTQVKALQENEDVLIRQNESLNDEVSRLDSCNVRTDKQNENLRTRVKTLKENENTLSEKTEKLMAELSSFEYKRENDQTEIYRLRTERQTLRCQLQDQDELFRRIDDAESLMETERAEKQRLSHKLGDLEEEGNFVKKQNDVVRVELEKYKSVQEEQSEQIAQLKAALKEHKLQLEEAQFLLYSKDDELAKQNRKIVYQNEVTEELNSLVSSFKQRIHDLQGQVEHRQMDEILTANNICGSLAETAPEDETIGENQLRYKTEMKDVSLQMKELHEKNRLIEPKRLLKHTLALCDSPSLKMETENEELRTQVKDLQENEVKLMKLNRHLNEQLAHLDSWGAKNGDLGVQIEELREKDDTVTNENHLSEKRVVLEIQRLKMETENEELRTHVTALQENEVKLAELETWSLKMETENGDLRVQVEDLKENEKLIKQRTEALVADLHQRDKYKTENNRLRTEIQTVRSQLHDQSDLRRRIDHAQTQMEKDLAENEQLSNKVRELEERNNSLKKQHEIVRAEMEAHKSVRELQQQTIAQLKAALKDNKLQVEEASSLLGSKDDELEKLSEDTEEMKRLIIILKQRNCHLQGLPERSQTANKEEPVDKCLLDTCALELDKVHLKSATSRLHNHTNIWCWQFKAFMIFFFAGLFVVVFIPLAFVLFINIFTDIDIPDIFVLTDRC from the coding sequence ATGAAGGAACCAGAGAAAAATGACCTAAGGGCCCAAACATTGGGTTGTCTTCAATATTCGAGTTTCATGAAGAAGGCAGCAAATGAAGACTTGGGGTTGCTTGATCTTCGACAAAAAGAAGATATTCTCAGTGAGCAGAATAAGATCTTCAATTTTAACATGGTACAGTATGACTCTCACACTGAGAAGATGGAACCAGAGAAAGCTAAGTTTGAGATGTCTATGCTTGAATGTCGTTGTATGGAGATGGAAACACAGCATGAAAACACAAGGACACAGATGGATCACATTAAAACTCAACTTGCAAaggtagaagaagaaaataaatgcttaCGATTGCAAGTTGAAGAGAAGGTGGCACTTAGTTGGCTGAATAGTCTTGCCACTCAGGAGTGGGGTTATCTGGGATCTCAAAATGTAGATTTGGACACAAACAAGCAAGACTTGACGACACAAGTCAGAGCTCCTCCCGAGAACAATTTGGATGAGCAAAATAAGGCCCTCAAAGATCAGATTGCAGACCTAAAAACACAAGTAAAAAATCATAAGGATGTTGAGGACACACTGATTAGACAGAATGCTTTCCTTAAAAATGAGGTGGCTGAGCTTCaatcacagagtttgaagatgCAAACTGACAATGGAGACATGAGGAAACAAATTCTTGTCCTCCCAGACAAGCAGAACCAACTTGAAGATCAAATTAAGTCCCTTAGTGTTGAGCTATCTCAGCTTCAATCACATACCACAATGATGGAGAGAGAGAATGGTGACTTGACGGCACAACTTAAATTTCATcaagaaaatgagaaaactcAGATTCAGTCAATAAGTTTGGAGATGAAAAGCCCAGAAGATGATGAAATGAACAATGAAATGAGGGAAGGCGAGAAAGAAGACTTGAGCGCTCAAGTTAAAGCACTTCAAGAAAACAAGAACCAACTATATGACGAAATTAAGTCCCTCACTGACAAATTAGCTCTGCTTCAGCCTCAGAGTGTGGAAACACAAAATTATGAATTAAGGGCAAAAGTTAAAGCTCTTCAAGAAAACAAGAACTGTCTCGATGATGACATTAAATCCCTGAATGATGGGTTAGCTCGAGCTCGATCTCAGAGTGCAAAGATGGAAACACAGAATTGTGAATTGAGGGGACAAGTTAAATCCCTTCAAGAAAACAAGAACCAACTACAGGATGAAGTTAAGTCCCTCAATGATCAGATGGCTTTGCTTCAGTCTCAGAGAGCAAAGATGGAGACGCAGAACAGTGACTTAAAGACACAAGTTAAAGCGCTTCAAGAAAACGAGGATGTTTTGATTAGGCAGAATGAGTCACTCAACGATGAGGTGTCTCGACTTGATAGCTGCAATGTTAGGACagataaacaaaatgaaaacttgCGGACACGAGTAAAGACTCTGAAAGAAAATGAGAATACCTTAAGTGAGAAGACAGAGAAACTCATGGCTGAATTGTCCAGCTTTGAATATAAAAGggaaaatgatcaaactgaaatTTATCGTCTGAGAACAGAGCGGCAGACACTTAGATGTCAATTACAAGATCAAGATGAACTATTCAGAAGGATAGATGATGCTGAATCTCTCATGGAGACGGAGAGGGCAGAGAAGCAAAGGTTGAGCCACAAACTGGGTGATCTTGAGGAAGAGGGTAACTTtgtaaaaaagcaaaatgatgTTGTTAGAGTTGAGTTAGAGAAGTATAAATCTGTCCAAGAGGAACAGAGTGAGCAGATTGCTCAGCTGAAGGCCGCATTAAAAGAGCATAAACTCCAACTTGAGGAGGCTCaatttttactgtacagtaaagaTGACGAGTTAGCAAAGCAAAACAGGAAAATTGTTTATCAAAATGAAGTCACAGAGGAGCTTAACTCTCTTGTGAGCAGTTTTAAACAACGAATACATGATCTTCAAGGCCAGGTGGAACACAGGCAGATGGATGAAATATTAACTGCAAATAACATTTGTGGAAGCCTCGCGGAGACAGCGCCTGAGGATGAGACAATTGGTGAAAACCAATTGAGATATAAGACAGAGATGAAAGATGTGAGCTTGCAAATGAAAGAGCTTCATGAAAAAAATCGCTTGATTGAGCCAAAAAGGCTCTTAAAGCATACCTTGGCTTTGTGTGACTCTCCAAGTCTGAAGATGGAAACAGAAAATGAAGAATTGAGGACACAAGTTAAAGATCTTCAAGAAAATGAAGTCAAACTGATGAAGCTGAACAGACACCTTAATGAACAGCTGGCTCATCTTGATTCTTGGGGTGCAAAGAATGGAGATTTGGGGGTACAAATTGAAGAGCTTCGAGAAAAAGATGACACGGTAACCAACGAGAACCACCTCAGTGAAAAGCGCGTTGTTCTTGAAATACAGCGTTTGAAGATGGAAACAGAAAATGAAGAACTGAGGACACATGTTACAGCTCTTCAAGAAAACGAAGTCAAACTGGCTGAGCTTGAAACTTGGAGTTTGAAGATGGAGACAGAGAATGGAGATTTAAGAGTGCAAGTTGAAGATCTTAAAGAAAATGAGAAACTTATAAAGCAAAGGACAGAGGCCCTCGTGGCTGATTTGCATCAAAGGGACAAGTATAAAACTGAGAATAACCGTCTGAGGACAGAAATTCAGACAGTCAGATCACAATTGCATGATCAAAGTGACCTAAGGAGAAGGATAGATCATGCTCAAACACAAATGGAGAAGGACTTGGCAGAGAACGAACAGTTGAGTAACAAAGTGCGGGAGCTTGAAGAAAGGAACAACTCTCTAAAAAAGCAGCATGAGATTGTTCGAGCGGAGATGGAAGCACATAAATCTGTTCGAGAGCTACAACAACAAACGATTGCACAGTTGAAGGCAGCATTAAAAGATAATAAACTCCAGGTTGAGGAGGCTAGCTCTCTTCTCGGGAGCAAAGATGATGAGTTGGAAAAGCTAAGTGAAGACACAGAGGAGATGAAGAGActtattataattttaaaacaaagaaattgccATCTTCAAGGGCTGCCAGAACGCAGTCAAACTGCAAATAAGGAGGAACCTGTTGACAAATGTCTACTAGACACATGTGCGTTGGAGCTGGACAAGGTTCACCTGAAGTCTGCAACTAGCAGACTTCACAATCACACAAATATTTGGTGTTGGCAATTTAAAgcttttatgatttttttttttgcaggactctttgtggttgtgtttattcctcttgcttttgttttatttatcaaCATTTTCACTGATATTGACATACCAGACATATTTGTTCTAACTGACAGATGCTAG
- the LOC133483390 gene encoding centromere protein F-like produces the protein MTLMEHYDALEKRKSTLTERKRILDGKLAHLEYQNVKMETEKKDLRAQLEDSQENEITPTEQKDFHNEELTRLNSRTVTMETEDADLTAELNNQSKVTQNKQNEPFNRKMTRFKIWSVNMETDNEKFRKQVEVLEENKASFMQRNVLLCEKLAHLESWSVKIETHLRMQIKFLQENEDTLIKQNESLNNEVAELERWGGMIEKQNENLQARVKVLKENENIMNEMIETIMANLTHVETQRRKDQADMYCMRTKLQTVRCQLQDQDELLSRVDQAEFRLEQACAENERLSNKLRELQDEYNYLKKQNDVIREELGEHKSVRDQQSEQIAQFKVAVKDHQFVSYSKDELLAEKKREITCQNEVMEELNSLVISLKQTIHNLQSQLDLKQMEKILLAETAHEEERVSENQLDLKTERKDMRAEMKAPLQNHHPLFEQKRLLKNTLTLCDSPSLKMETENEELRTQIKELQENQVRMTGMNSELKENLSHPESRCAKMETKSEHLKAQIEYREENENICDEKTETIISDSCQFESHIDMDDNEIPQPKTDTHTFLFHLQDQGDLKECIDNVQTVAEAGEHEMLRNSLHDIHEKDNISKMNELVSVELGDHKSVGEPQSKNITPLKTAFNKHKFQMEESGILLLYIKDDLLSMKTKELYHGDKYGDDPLFTTLGQSIINFQRKLKRMEEILTADNS, from the coding sequence ATGACTCTTATGGAACATTATGATGctcttgaaaaaagaaaatccacacTGACTGAGCGCAAAAGAATCCTCGATGGCAAGCTGGCTCATCTAGAATATCAGAATGTCAAGATGGAAACTGAGAAAAAAGACTTGAGGGCCCAACTTGAGGATAGTCAAGAAAACGAGATCACACCAACAGAGCAGAAGGATTTCCACAATGAAGAGTTGACTCGACTCAATTCTCGGACTGTCACGATGGAGACAGAAGATGCAGACCTGACAGCAGAACTCAACAATCAGAGCAAggtaacacaaaataaacagaatgaGCCCTTCAACCGTAAGATGACACGGTTTAAAATTTGGAGTGTGAATATGGAGACTGACAATGAAAAGTTTAGGAAACAAGTTGAAGTCCTTGAAGAAAACAAGGCCTCATTTATGCAACGAAATGTGCTCCTCTGTGAAAAGCTGGCTCATCTTGAATCCTGGAGTGTGAAAATAGAGACACATTTGagaatgcaaataaaatttCTTCAAGAAAACGAAGACACTCTGATTAAACAGAATGAGTCCCTCAATAATGAGGTGGCTGAGCTTGAAAGGTGGGGTGGAATGATAGAGAAGCAAAATGAAAACCTTCAGGCACGGGTAAAGGTTCTGAAAGAAAATGAGAATATCATGAATGAGATGATTGAGACCATAATGGCGAATTTGACCCATGTTGAAACTCAGAGGAGAAAAGATCAAGCtgatatgtactgtatgagGACAAAACTACAGACAGTAAGGTGTCAATTGCAAGACCAGGATGAACTATTAAGCAGGGTAGATCAGGCTGAATTTCGTCTGGAGCAGGCATGTGCAGAAAATGAACGTTTAAGCAACAAACTGCGTGAACTTCAGGACGAGTATaactatttgaaaaaacagaatGACGTAATTCGAGAAGAGCTAGGAGAACATAAATCTGTCCGTGACCAACAGTCAGAACAGATTGCCCAATTCAAGGTAGCAGTAAAAGACCATCAATTTGTCAGCTACAGTAAAGATGAGTTGTTAGCAGAGAAAAAGAGGGAAATAACTTGTCAAAATGAAGTGATGGAGGAGCTAAACTCTcttgttatcagtttgaaacaaacaatacataatCTTCAGAGCCAGCTGGACCTCAAGCAGATGGAGAAAATATTACTTGCGGAGACAGCACACGAGGAGGAGCGTGTCAGTGAAAATCAGTTGGATTTGAAGACAGAGAGGAAGGACATGAGGGCGGAAATGAAAGCACCTCTTCAAAACCATCACCCCTTGTTTGAGCAGAAAAGGCTTTTAAAGAATACCTTGACTTTGTGTGACTCCCCAAGTTTGAAAATGGAAACAGAAAATGAAGAATTGAGGACACAAATTAAGGAGCTTCAAGAAAACCAGGTCAGAATGACTGGGATGAACAGTGAGCTTAAAGAAAATCTCTCTCATCCTGAATCTAGGTGTGCAAAGATGGAGACAAAAAGTGAACATTTAAAGGCACAAATTGAGTATCGTGAAGAAAATGAGAACATCTGTGATGAGAAGACAGAGACCATCATTTCTGATTCGTGCCAATTTGAATCTCATATTGACATGGATgataatgaaatccctcaaccgaaaacagacacacacacatttttgtttcactTGCAAGATCAGGGTGATCTGAAGGAATGCATAGATAATGTGCAAACTGTCGCGGAGGCGGGAGAGCATGAAATGTTGAGGAACAGCCTGCATGACATTCATGAAAAGGATAACATTTCTAAAATGAATGAGCTAGTTAGTGTAGAACTAGGAGACCATAAATCTGTTGGAGAGCCGCAGAGCAAAAATATTACACCCCTGAAAACTGCATTCAACAAACACAAGTTTCAAATGGAAGAATCTGGAATTCTCCTCCTCTATATTAAAGATGACTTGTTATCAATGAAAACCAAAGAACTATATCATGGCGACAAATATGGAGATGACCCTCTATTTACCACTTTGGGACAATCAATTATTAACTTTCAACGCAAGTTAAAACGCATGGAAGAAATATTAACTGCAGATAACAGTTAG